A region of Necator americanus strain Aroian chromosome I, whole genome shotgun sequence DNA encodes the following proteins:
- a CDS encoding hypothetical protein (NECATOR_CHRI.G3258.T1), translated as MKASQPPSGTKSSTTKEKDHENKKAVETCKLPTVTDAKRLKKGTEKKEADKNKKKEKVAKREKMKENDLLKSDSFTWKVVKLLGSGGFGDVYKVVKENNEDKKEYAMKTEMCEGDKRMLRLKIEVRVLGLCQNVENAEKRKHFIELVDRGKTEKFKFMVMGLVGKSLEDIRKTVIGRNFTKSTGMQVAYQTLQAIGDLHDVGYLHRDIKPQNFAVGLGEEEKTIFMLDFGIARKYTVGNTKQLKVPRLQVKFLGTLRFASRACHNGIEQGRKDDLETWLYMSFDLLDDECGLPWKRLPDRSQVVVYKEKFFRFQFPRCYRIVPNEFKRIVEYINGMTFAEEPDYIYMTHSLRAIAKENKIDMDRKLDWIGRSKGEKIETENETSSDNKNTGSDDSESLESKRKSSALRKKTQIDGKAKKSTLGRKKSERVAVGGQP; from the exons ATGAAAGCTAGCCAGCCACCGTCAGGTACCAAGTCATCAACCACGAAAGAAAAGGatcacgaaaacaaaaaagcagtGGAAACCTGCAAACTGCCTACCGTTACCGATGCT AAGAGGCTGAAAAAAGGCActgagaagaaagaagcagacaaaaataaaaagaaggaaaaggttgcaaaacgagaaaaaatgaaagaaaatgaccTTCTAAAGAGCGACAGTTTTac ATGGAAAGTAGTAAAATTGCTTGGATCGGGAGGCTTTGGAGATGTTTATAAGgtagtaaaagaaaataatgaggaCAAAAAG GAGTACGCTATGAAGACTGAGATGTGCGAAGGTGATAAAAGGATGCttcgtttaaaaattgaagttcGCGTTCTTGGACTGTGTCAAAACGTTGAAAAcgctgaaaaaaggaaacatttcatagaactaGTCGATCGTGGCAAGACGGAAAAGTTCAAG TTCATGGTAATGGGTTTGGTTGGTAAATCACTGGAAGACATCCGGAAAACTGTGATCGGACGGAATTTTACAAAGTCAACTGGCATGCAGGTGGCGTATCAAACATTACAAGCGATCGGGGATCTCCACGATGTCGGATATCTTCACCg GGATATAAAACCACAGAACTTCGCTGTAGGACTAGGCGAAGAGGAAAAGACAATATTTATGTTAGATTTTGGAATCGCAAGAAAATACACCGTAGGAAACACAAAGCAACTCAA AGTTCCACGACTTCAAGTGAAGTTTTTGGGCACATTGCGGTTTGCATCAAGGGCGTGTCACAATGGAATCGAACAGGGAAGAAAAGATGACTTAGAAACATGGCTTTATATG tCTTTCGACTTGTTGGATGATGAATGTGGTCTGCCCTGGAAGCGCTTACCTGATCGAAGCCAAGTAGTTGTGtataaggaaaaatttttccgATTTCAAT TTCCACGGTGTTATCGCATAGTTCCAAATGAGTTTAAGCGCATAGTGGAATATATCAACGGTATGACTTTCGCTGAAGAACCCGATTACAT ATACATGACTCACTCGCTTAGAGCAATagcaaaagagaacaaaattgATATGGATCGAAAATTAGATTGGATTGGCAGatcaaaaggagaaaagattGAAACG GAGAATGAGACTTCCTCAGACAACAAGAATACAGGATCTGATGACTCCGAATCGCTAGAGAGTAAACGAAAATCTAGTGCACTTCGTAAAAAGACTCAGATCGAtggaaaagcaaagaaatcaaCATTAGGGAGGAAGAAGTCGGAACGGGTAGCGGTCGGTGGACAGCCGTAA
- a CDS encoding hypothetical protein (NECATOR_CHRI.G3257.T1), with the protein MVTMPCTEFIHSSRFPQFAIPRVLDDLPIDAEPLDNTQVDDVRVFITPKRKVAIEDSIPIRGLQLPCPLWSSGKDLRLSPVRPGFDSRQRNEFCSAGTTTTTKGLGQDSVLTALLICG; encoded by the coding sequence ATGGTAACGATGCCTTGCAcagaattcattcattcctccCGGTTCCCACAGTTTGCGATACCTCGCGTCCTTGATGATCTGCCTATCGATGCAGAACCACTCGACAACACTCAGGTTGACGATGTCCGAGTGTTCATCACACCGAAACGGAAAGTTGCAATTGAGGATTCCATACCCATTCGCGGATTACAGCTGCCATGTCcgttgtggtctagtggtaagGATTTACGGCTCTCACCCGtaaggcccgggttcgattcccggcaacgGAATGAGTTTTGTTCAGCGGGAACAACTACCACGACGAAGGGATTGGGACAGGATTCAGTCCTAACTGCATTGTTAATCTGCGGATAA
- a CDS encoding hypothetical protein (NECATOR_CHRI.G3256.T2) produces MPRFKEGRTWNLLNDVPANFVRLVKEVLSLGQKIVSERQAIHFLRRCLRCHVIPNFITKKHLHETCGLGKESRQLQEIETRILRAALKTKQDHMFSMLTKCVFKEQCCQRLVPDVLWRRIVGESKNICDSIRSKAKSRLQEKFGKLLDHRQGQRSQLSVSTNHSSPNHQNSNTAPENAPFPPRVSLIGDVFLSKNALSVLDLGPSFAPSQSIRPVISRKIVGSLQLVHERLRLRVKEEEQDRVQETSRVRVSPPIPFPTLVYKPQEANSVVDTKFRLFATSVFSILSRYSYKRAFENLTPTQRKGLCELRDICAEGKIKISVSDKGGEFVVISSELDRAITKLHLTDDSLYHPSSVHEFGRQYRRLNRIWIETAKSVGLPKTTITRLKCDRPTCPVLYVLIKTHKLSAAEFSSNNPGDFKVRPIISNIGGPTDRISWFLNTILSQLLQYVPAHLSNTKMFIEHLRKARLDGDCVIESFDVTSLYTNVSIDAALQATSELLLEHQGTLNMYGFAIQQIMMLLNECLRCSVFRWSGQYYRQIRGMAMGQRLAPTLAVAFMSKVEKPLLERKPLLYCRYIDDCCIVCPTQAEMDSCYDLLNKQSQYIKFTREKRKDNWLSFLNVQTAATVSSEAQGRIASINMANRIAQSNGYPAKVSHSNRSHATQRRCHRVEQATKIPFCLPFISDDMSNAVRASLRQAGLQDSVRVVDIPPVNLKQQLVRNRAYDRLCETPNCIVSPNGRQGDCVVSGVIYLITCQLCGAEYIGETGRSLCIRVKEHLDGLVKSKTSSPLGAHRRQCHHNTPFKIAVTILARESDVLARKTLEAFYITAKSPIMNRKEECIAVTNELAPYQDLGGF; encoded by the exons atgccaagattcaaagaaggtcgaacttggaacttactcAACGACGTACCAGCAAACTTCGTTCGACTCGTGAAAGAAGTCCTTTCGTTAGGACAGAAGATCGTCTCAGAAAGGCAAGCCATCCACTTCCTCCGCCGATGTTTACGATGTCACGTGATACCTAACTTTATCACAAAGAAACACCTACACGAAACATGCGGACTCGGAAAAGAAAGCCGGCAACTGCAAGAGATCGAAACCCGCATCTTGAGAGCGGCATTGAAGACCAAACAAGACCATATGTTTTCTATGCTGACCAAATGTGTGTTCAAAGAACAGTGTTGTCAACGCTTGGTGCCGGACGTTCTTTGGAGGAGAATCGTGGGTGAGTCAAAGAACATATGTGATTCTATTCGCTCCAAGGCCAAGTCAAGGCTGCAGGAGAAATTTGGCAAACTGCTAGATCATAGGCAAGGTCAGAGATCGCAGTTATCAGTCAGCACTAACCATTCGAGCCCAAACCACCAAAACTCGAACACCGCGCCAGAAAATGCACCCTTTCCACCTCGTGTGTCACTTATAGGTgatgtatttctttctaagaATGCGCTTTCAGTTTTGGACTTAGGCCCCAGTTTCGCTCCATCTCAATCAATACGCCCCGTGATATCGCGCAAGATAGTGGGCAGCCTGCAATTGGTTCATGAACGTCTGCGATTGAGAGTTAAAGAGGAAGAGCAAGACAGAGTGCAAGAAACCTCTAGAGTTCGAGTTTCCCCTCCTATCCCTTTTCCTACATTAGTGTACAAGCCACAGGAGGCAAATTCGGTGGTAGACACTAAGTTTCGCTTATTTGCTACTTCGGTTTTCTCAATTCTCTCCCGGTACTCATACAAACGCGCTTTTGAAAATCTAACACCCACACAACGCAAAGGTTTGTGCGAACTACGTGACATCTGCGCTGAGGGGAAGATCAAAATCTCGGTCAGTGATAAAGGAGGAGAATTTGTAGTGATTTCAAGTGAACTGGACAGGGCTATAACAAAACTTCACCTTACGGACGATAGTCTATACCATCCTTCATCGGTACATGAATTTGGCAGACAATATCGCCGCCTGAATAGGATATGGATAGAGACCGCAAAATCAGTAGGCTTACCAAAAACAACTATCACGCGTCTAAAATGTGATCGGCCCACCTGCCCGGTCCTTTATGTCCTCATCAAGACCCACAAGCTTTCCGCTGCCGAATTTAGTTCAAACAACCCAGGGGATTTCAAGGTTAGACCTATCATTAGCAATATTGGAGGTCCCACCGACAGAATATCCtggttccttaacactattcTCAGCCAGCTACTCCAGTACGTTCCAGCTCATctctcaaacacaaaaatgttcatagagCACCTCCGCAAAGCGCGCCTTGATGGAGATTGTGTCATCGAATCTTTCGATGTCACTTCGCTCTACACCAACGTCTCCATCGATGCTGCACTACAAGCAACATCAGAGCTGCTTCTCGAACACCAGGGAACTCTTAACATGTATGGTTTTGCGatacagcaaataatgatgCTGCTGAACGAATGTTTGAGATGTTCCGTATTTCGCTGGTCTGGGCAATACTATAGGCAGATTAGGGGCAtggccatgggacaaagacttgcgcctacattagccgttgctttcatgtctaaagtggaaaaaccccTACTGGAACGCAAACCGTTATTGTACTGccgatacatagatgattgttgcattgtATGTCCAACACAAGCTGAAATGGACTCTTGCTACgatctcttaaataaacaatcccaGTACATAAAGTTCACGAGGGAAAAACGTAAAGACAACTGGCTGTcgtttctcaatgtccag acagcggcaacggtttcatctgaagctcaagggcgcattgcctccataaacatggctaaccgcattgctcagtccaatgggtacccagcaaaAGTCTCTCATTCAAATAGGAGCCATGCAACTCAGCGGCGGTGCCACAGGgtagaacaagcaacaaagatccctttctgccttccttttatttcggatgacatgagcaatgcagtgcgagcaagcttacgacaggcgggtctgcaagactcagtcagagtagtggacataccacctgtaaacctgaagcagcaactagtccgcaatcgcgcatatgacagactttgtgagacaccgAATTGCATCGTTAGTCCAAAcgggaggcagggtgattgcgtggtatcgggggttatctacctaatcacctgtcagttatgtggggctgagtacattggcgaaacaggaagatcactatgtatccgcgtcaaggagcacctagacgggctcgtaaaatcaaaaacatcatcccctttaggtgctcatcgcagacagtgtcatcacaacacccctttcaagatagctgtcactatcttggcacgcgaatcagacgttctagcgcgaaaaacattggaagcgttttatatcacggccaaaagtcctatcatgaatcgtaaagaagaatgcatcgctgtgaccaacgagctggcgccatatcaggaccttgGCGGGTTTTGA